In the genome of Deinococcus ruber, one region contains:
- a CDS encoding ABC transporter permease codes for MATYTLRRILQMIPLLLVISLIIYALTALQPGDPVDQLTLGNSQITPADIARLRAAYGLDQPIFLRYFYWLVQALHGDFGWSRSFSQPAFQYVFQNRLPNTLLLTVPALILALLVAVPLGIYSAVRQYSLPDYVLTFLSFLAFSTPVFWLGPMVLWLFAIYLPGITNGVISLPPGGLGSPDLDPTTASTWAIIADKIKYLILPLCVLAFREIAVILRFMRANMLEVLSQDYVRTARAKGLPGGVVVYKHALRNAIIPIITLLGLAIPGLFGGAVITETVFSWPGMGRVILEGLVNKDFNVVLAALTFIALLTLIFSLLADLAYAAVDPRIRYD; via the coding sequence ATGGCGACCTATACCCTCCGGCGCATCCTTCAGATGATTCCGCTGCTCCTCGTCATCAGCCTGATCATCTACGCGCTGACCGCTCTGCAACCCGGTGATCCGGTCGATCAGCTCACGCTGGGCAACTCTCAGATCACGCCCGCCGACATCGCCCGCCTCCGCGCCGCCTACGGCCTCGATCAGCCGATCTTTCTGCGCTACTTCTACTGGCTGGTGCAGGCGCTGCACGGCGATTTCGGCTGGTCGCGCAGTTTCAGCCAGCCCGCCTTTCAGTACGTATTTCAGAACCGCCTGCCCAACACCCTGCTCCTCACCGTTCCGGCGCTGATTCTGGCGCTGCTGGTGGCGGTGCCGCTGGGCATCTACAGCGCGGTACGTCAGTATTCGCTGCCCGATTACGTGCTGACCTTCCTCAGCTTTCTGGCCTTCAGCACCCCGGTCTTCTGGCTCGGCCCGATGGTGCTGTGGCTGTTCGCCATCTATCTGCCAGGAATTACGAACGGCGTGATTTCGCTGCCGCCCGGCGGTCTGGGCAGCCCCGATCTCGACCCCACCACCGCCTCGACCTGGGCCATCATCGCCGACAAGATCAAATACCTGATTCTGCCGCTGTGCGTGCTGGCCTTCCGTGAAATCGCGGTCATTCTGCGCTTCATGCGGGCCAACATGCTGGAAGTGCTGTCGCAAGACTATGTAAGAACGGCGCGTGCCAAGGGGCTGCCGGGCGGCGTGGTGGTGTACAAACACGCCCTGCGAAACGCCATCATCCCGATCATCACACTGCTGGGGCTGGCGATTCCAGGGCTGTTCGGCGGCGCTGTCATCACCGAGACGGTCTTCAGCTGGCCGGGGATGGGCCGCGTCATTCTGGAAGGACTGGTCAATAAGGATTTCAATGTGGTGCTGGCCGCCCTGACGTTTATCGCGCTGCTCACCCTGATCTTCAGTCTGCTGGCCGATCTGGCCTATGCCGCCGTCGATCCCAGGATTCGCTATGACTAG
- a CDS encoding peptide ABC transporter substrate-binding protein, with translation MKSTKTLLALSLLLLGVAVAGPANNSLVVGTSQEPPNIYDPWQTNNLAITSEINGYMGASLVSKDNAGDLYADIATTVPTLANGGYKLTKNAAGDVTSNSVTYSIRKDAKWSDGSAITPKDFQFWLKVEQDDRVPVPSRDPWDKAKITVNDADTFTITYNPPYLFADQVSPGLAPSASMASAWNSFDSATAKLDSKTSGKAINDAWVKFISAFTTANNLPKVVAGPFRPTQWRSGNSLTMTRNPNYWRTPKGGADKYVQTVQYRFIPNTNTLKVNVLSGQIDALSAVGPTFDQGLDLQRSERGKYKTYFVPSATWEHIDINGFSNVQKVKDLDLDDKRVRQALLYSIDRAALTKALFQGKQPVSNTFVNPIAKLYKKDAKAYDFDPAKAKALFADAGWKPGADGILAKNGKKFSLNFTTTAGNATRERVQQILQAQWKAVGVDVNIQNYPSSVVFAQDFIGGGSNGKWDMLMYAWTADPSLEKGNLFSSTQIPTAANGFAGQDEPGWKNAEYDKLWTQAGTEFDLAARVKLFDRMQTIWADEVPSLPLYFRVNVYTKVPNLLNYTFSAYSLYPSWDAYEIGWSSKGAAEVNTQK, from the coding sequence ATGAAGTCGACAAAAACTTTGCTGGCCCTTTCCCTCCTCCTCCTTGGTGTCGCAGTGGCTGGCCCTGCCAATAACAGTCTGGTCGTGGGCACGTCGCAGGAACCGCCGAACATCTACGATCCCTGGCAGACCAACAATCTGGCGATCACCAGCGAGATCAACGGCTATATGGGAGCTTCACTCGTCTCCAAGGACAACGCGGGCGATCTGTACGCAGATATTGCCACCACCGTTCCCACGCTCGCCAACGGCGGCTACAAGCTGACCAAGAACGCGGCGGGCGACGTGACCAGCAACAGCGTGACCTACAGCATCCGTAAGGACGCCAAGTGGAGCGACGGCAGCGCCATCACGCCCAAAGACTTCCAGTTCTGGCTGAAAGTCGAGCAGGACGACCGCGTTCCCGTACCCAGCCGCGACCCCTGGGACAAGGCCAAGATCACCGTCAACGACGCCGACACCTTCACCATCACCTACAATCCGCCGTATCTGTTCGCCGATCAGGTCTCGCCCGGTCTGGCTCCCTCGGCTTCGATGGCAAGCGCCTGGAATTCGTTTGACAGCGCCACCGCCAAGCTCGATTCCAAGACCAGCGGCAAGGCCATCAACGACGCCTGGGTCAAGTTCATCTCGGCCTTCACCACCGCCAACAATCTGCCCAAGGTGGTCGCTGGGCCGTTCAGGCCGACGCAGTGGCGCAGCGGCAACAGCCTGACCATGACGCGCAACCCGAATTACTGGCGCACCCCCAAGGGCGGAGCCGACAAGTACGTTCAGACGGTGCAGTACCGCTTCATTCCCAACACCAACACCCTGAAGGTAAACGTGCTGTCGGGCCAGATCGACGCCCTTTCTGCCGTCGGCCCGACCTTCGACCAGGGCCTCGACCTCCAGCGCAGCGAGCGCGGCAAGTACAAGACCTACTTCGTGCCGAGCGCCACCTGGGAGCACATCGACATCAACGGCTTCAGCAACGTGCAGAAGGTCAAAGACCTCGACCTGGACGACAAGCGCGTTCGTCAGGCGCTGCTGTACAGCATCGACCGTGCTGCGCTGACCAAGGCGCTGTTTCAGGGCAAGCAGCCGGTCAGCAATACCTTCGTGAACCCGATTGCCAAGCTGTACAAGAAAGACGCCAAGGCCTACGACTTTGACCCCGCCAAGGCCAAGGCGCTGTTTGCCGATGCGGGCTGGAAGCCGGGAGCCGACGGCATTCTCGCCAAGAACGGCAAGAAGTTCAGCCTGAATTTCACCACCACCGCCGGAAACGCCACCCGCGAGCGCGTGCAGCAGATTTTGCAGGCGCAGTGGAAGGCCGTGGGCGTGGACGTGAATATCCAGAACTACCCGAGCAGCGTGGTGTTCGCCCAGGACTTCATCGGCGGCGGCAGCAACGGCAAATGGGACATGCTGATGTACGCCTGGACAGCAGACCCCAGCCTGGAGAAGGGCAACCTGTTCTCCAGCACCCAGATTCCCACCGCTGCCAACGGCTTTGCCGGGCAGGACGAGCCGGGCTGGAAGAACGCCGAGTACGACAAACTGTGGACGCAGGCGGGCACCGAGTTCGACCTCGCAGCCCGCGTGAAGCTGTTCGACCGCATGCAGACCATCTGGGCCGACGAAGTGCCGAGCCTGCCGCTGTACTTCCGCGTGAACGTGTACACCAAGGTACCGAACCTGCTGAACTACACCTTCAGCGCTTACAGCCTGTACCCGAGCTGGGACGCCTACGAAATCGGCTGGAGCAGCAAGGGCGCTGCCGAGGTCAATACCCAGAAGTGA
- a CDS encoding HesB/IscA family protein has product MTQLVDSPNTPPLAQPLSISENGAKRALDAIAGSGKENAGVRLFVKSGGCSGYQYGMAIDDRELEGDTVVYDRGVRLVVDPMSLPLVMGAEIDFIENMMGGGFTVNNPNATSGCGCGHSFRTDGSGAQDGEGSGGCASH; this is encoded by the coding sequence ATGACCCAGCTCGTAGATTCCCCCAACACGCCGCCCCTGGCACAGCCTCTGTCGATCAGCGAGAACGGTGCGAAGCGTGCCCTCGACGCCATCGCCGGAAGCGGCAAGGAGAACGCGGGTGTGCGCCTGTTCGTCAAGAGCGGCGGGTGCAGCGGCTACCAGTACGGCATGGCTATCGACGACCGCGAACTCGAAGGCGACACCGTGGTCTACGACCGGGGCGTTCGTCTGGTGGTCGATCCCATGAGCCTGCCACTGGTGATGGGAGCCGAAATCGACTTTATCGAAAACATGATGGGTGGCGGTTTTACCGTCAATAACCCCAACGCCACCAGCGGCTGTGGCTGCGGTCACAGCTTCCGCACCGACGGCTCGGGCGCACAGGACGGCGAGGGCTCCGGCGGCTGCGCCAGCCACTAA
- a CDS encoding M24 family metallopeptidase, protein MTQASGMQQALNRIQQAIVDSGDASLDGWLIYDFRGLNPHARVLLNLRDAMLSRRYFMWVPRAGTPTLIHHRIEGGTWHSMGAGADLNFLPYSAHTELDAHLKTLLHGKRGALEYSPNGAVPYVSMVDAGTMERLRAAGLDPVTSADLLQGFQVWDDEDLAAHRRAVQVLMDAKDAAFQLIHERLKAGQPVTELDAQTVIMERIAAAGMEVGHPVNVSFGANAADSHYEPSTEQHATLQPGQCVLIDLWAQEPGRPFGDVTWVGYAGQPSEEYLHAWNAVAAARDEGLRMLHQSPGTLEGWEVDRAARTLIEEAGLGEFFVHRLGHNLGVQIHGSGANLDDLETHDTRRVLPGQAITIEPGVYPMQRGYGIRSEVNVLMTPQGPLLTTPVQAAPFVLGEGEWEDVRAAGLGEAGL, encoded by the coding sequence ATGACTCAGGCTTCAGGTATGCAGCAGGCACTGAACCGCATCCAGCAGGCGATTGTGGACAGCGGCGACGCCTCACTCGACGGCTGGCTGATCTACGACTTCCGGGGCCTGAATCCGCATGCCCGCGTGCTGCTGAATCTGCGAGACGCCATGCTGTCGCGGCGTTATTTCATGTGGGTGCCGCGTGCGGGAACGCCGACCCTGATTCATCACCGCATCGAGGGCGGCACGTGGCACAGCATGGGAGCCGGAGCCGACCTGAACTTCCTGCCGTACAGCGCCCACACCGAACTCGACGCGCACCTGAAGACGCTGCTGCACGGCAAACGCGGCGCACTGGAATACAGCCCGAACGGAGCTGTGCCCTACGTGAGCATGGTGGATGCCGGAACGATGGAGCGGCTGCGGGCAGCGGGCCTCGATCCGGTCACGAGCGCCGATCTGCTTCAGGGCTTTCAGGTCTGGGACGATGAAGATCTGGCCGCCCACCGCCGCGCCGTGCAGGTGCTGATGGACGCCAAAGACGCCGCCTTCCAGCTCATTCACGAGCGCCTGAAGGCCGGGCAACCCGTCACCGAACTGGACGCGCAGACGGTCATCATGGAGCGGATTGCCGCCGCTGGCATGGAGGTGGGCCACCCGGTCAACGTGAGTTTTGGAGCCAACGCCGCCGATTCGCATTACGAGCCGAGTACCGAGCAGCACGCGACCTTGCAGCCGGGGCAGTGCGTGCTGATCGACCTGTGGGCGCAGGAGCCGGGCCGCCCGTTTGGCGACGTGACGTGGGTGGGCTACGCAGGCCAGCCTAGCGAGGAATATCTGCACGCCTGGAACGCGGTAGCCGCCGCCCGTGACGAAGGGTTGCGAATGCTGCACCAGTCTCCGGGCACGCTGGAAGGCTGGGAAGTCGACCGCGCCGCCCGCACCCTCATCGAAGAGGCCGGGCTGGGCGAGTTCTTCGTTCACCGGCTGGGGCACAATCTGGGCGTGCAGATTCACGGTTCGGGGGCCAACCTCGACGACCTCGAAACGCACGATACCCGCCGCGTGCTGCCAGGGCAGGCCATCACCATCGAACCGGGCGTGTACCCCATGCAGCGCGGCTACGGCATCCGCAGCGAGGTGAACGTGCTGATGACCCCTCAAGGCCCGCTGCTCACCACGCCCGTGCAGGCGGCCCCTTTCGTGCTGGGCGAGGGCGAGTGGGAGGACGTGCGGGCGGCGGGACTGGGGGAAGCTGGCTTGTAG
- a CDS encoding PadR family transcriptional regulator, protein MNFEADAFQRGDPRQFAHRGGPRGPFEGEDPRTARLRGGMRGPRAKTGNLRLSVLALLSEEARNGYQMIQEISERSGGLWQPSPGSMYPALSQLEDEGLIVVQAQDGKKAYVLTEAGQQYVAAHPDEMKAPWDSKEGGHGGHVELRQGLHALMGAVMQIAKEGNEAQLTQAQSVLKEARKSLYRLLAEDDASNG, encoded by the coding sequence ATGAACTTTGAAGCCGACGCCTTCCAGCGTGGCGATCCCCGCCAGTTTGCCCACCGGGGCGGCCCACGCGGCCCCTTCGAAGGCGAAGACCCACGTACAGCCCGTCTGCGCGGCGGCATGCGTGGCCCCCGCGCCAAGACCGGCAATCTGCGCCTGTCGGTGCTGGCCCTGCTCAGCGAGGAAGCCCGCAACGGCTACCAGATGATTCAGGAGATTTCCGAGCGCAGCGGCGGCCTGTGGCAGCCCAGCCCCGGCAGCATGTATCCGGCACTGTCGCAGCTCGAAGACGAAGGCCTGATCGTGGTGCAGGCGCAGGACGGCAAGAAGGCGTATGTGCTGACCGAAGCGGGCCAGCAGTACGTGGCGGCCCACCCCGACGAGATGAAGGCCCCCTGGGACAGCAAAGAGGGCGGGCACGGCGGCCACGTCGAGCTGCGGCAGGGGCTGCATGCCCTGATGGGCGCGGTGATGCAGATTGCCAAAGAGGGCAACGAAGCCCAGCTCACGCAGGCACAGTCGGTGCTGAAAGAGGCCCGCAAGTCGCTGTATCGCCTGCTGGCCGAAGACGACGCCAGCAACGGCTAA
- a CDS encoding VOC family protein yields the protein MLRIGSVVWGVRDVARATEFWSQALHYRPREEPSDDWVVLVPTQGTGPQLALKQVSSEAENHRRHHLDLYTADQGAEVERLLSLGAVRVDWRYEPGADYVVLADLDGNRFCVVQKDS from the coding sequence ATGCTGAGAATCGGTTCGGTGGTGTGGGGTGTGCGCGATGTGGCGCGGGCAACCGAGTTCTGGTCACAGGCCCTGCATTACCGTCCCCGCGAGGAACCCTCTGACGACTGGGTGGTGCTCGTTCCCACCCAGGGAACAGGGCCACAGCTCGCGCTCAAGCAGGTATCGTCCGAAGCCGAGAACCACCGCCGCCACCACCTCGACCTGTACACCGCCGATCAGGGTGCAGAGGTCGAGCGCCTGCTGAGTCTGGGCGCGGTGCGGGTGGACTGGCGCTACGAACCGGGTGCCGATTATGTGGTGCTGGCCGATCTGGACGGCAACCGCTTCTGCGTGGTGCAGAAGGACAGCTAG